The proteins below come from a single Caulobacter segnis ATCC 21756 genomic window:
- a CDS encoding DUF1192 domain-containing protein: protein MFEDAAEPRAFSGRALIEATHEDLEIYGVAELEERIAALQAEIERTKTQLAKKKAGRDAANALFGRLD from the coding sequence ATGTTCGAGGATGCTGCGGAACCGCGCGCCTTCAGCGGACGCGCTCTGATCGAGGCCACGCACGAGGACCTTGAGATCTACGGCGTCGCGGAACTGGAAGAGCGCATCGCCGCGCTCCAGGCCGAAATCGAGCGCACCAAGACCCAGCTGGCCAAGAAGAAAGCGGGCCGCGACGCGGCCAATGCGCTGTTTGGTCGCCTCGACTAA
- a CDS encoding NAD(P)H-quinone oxidoreductase, translated as MGETMTAIAIEGGKGAAEALKAVTANRPEPGPGQILIKVAAAGVNRPDLLQRMGFYPPPPGAPETLGLEVAGEVVVGAGRWKVGDKVCALLGGGGYAEYAVVDARHALPIPGDLDLIHAAALPETVFTVFANVFEHGALKAGETLLVHGGTSGIGTTAIAMAKAAGAKVIATGRGADKKAKALELGADIAIDAKTEDFAEVVKAAGGADVILDMVGASYFEKNLDALNTGGRIVYIASLGGSTLEVPVMKIMQKRAVITGSTLRPRPADEKARLAAEVERVAWPWVAAGKLKPIVDATFPLALAAKAHAHLEAGEHVGKVVLTVD; from the coding sequence ATGGGCGAGACGATGACCGCGATCGCGATCGAGGGCGGCAAGGGAGCCGCCGAGGCTCTGAAGGCGGTGACCGCCAACCGTCCCGAACCGGGACCGGGCCAGATCCTCATCAAGGTCGCCGCCGCCGGGGTGAACCGTCCGGATCTGTTGCAGCGCATGGGCTTCTATCCACCGCCGCCCGGGGCGCCCGAGACCCTCGGCCTCGAGGTCGCGGGGGAAGTGGTTGTCGGCGCGGGGCGCTGGAAGGTCGGCGACAAGGTTTGCGCCCTGCTGGGCGGCGGCGGCTACGCCGAGTACGCTGTCGTTGACGCGCGCCACGCCCTGCCGATCCCGGGCGATCTTGATCTGATCCACGCCGCGGCCCTGCCCGAGACGGTGTTCACGGTTTTCGCCAACGTGTTCGAGCACGGCGCCCTGAAGGCCGGCGAGACCCTGCTGGTTCATGGTGGGACGTCCGGAATTGGGACGACCGCGATCGCCATGGCCAAGGCGGCTGGCGCCAAGGTCATCGCCACGGGGCGCGGCGCCGACAAGAAGGCCAAGGCTCTCGAGCTGGGCGCCGACATCGCCATCGACGCCAAGACCGAGGACTTCGCCGAGGTCGTGAAGGCCGCCGGCGGCGCGGACGTGATCCTCGACATGGTCGGGGCCAGCTATTTCGAGAAGAACCTCGACGCCCTGAACACCGGCGGTCGCATCGTCTACATCGCCAGCCTGGGCGGCTCGACGCTGGAGGTCCCGGTGATGAAGATCATGCAGAAGCGGGCGGTGATCACGGGCTCGACCCTGCGTCCTCGCCCAGCGGATGAGAAGGCGCGCCTGGCCGCCGAGGTCGAGCGCGTCGCCTGGCCCTGGGTGGCGGCGGGCAAGCTGAAACCGATCGTCGACGCGACCTTCCCCCTGGCCCTGGCCGCCAAGGCCCACGCGCACCTGGAGGCTGGCGAGCACGTGGGCAAGGTGGTGCTGACGGTCGACTAG
- a CDS encoding DUF1013 domain-containing protein, with the protein MSDILMPKATAVWLVDNTSLSFEQIADFCGLHPLEVRGIADGEVARDIRGADPIGNGQLTREELDRAQANPDYRMKAQVSRHAELLKPQKKAPRYTPVSRRQDRPDAIAWFLRHHPEVTDAQISKILGTTKATIEQVRARTHWNAANIKPVDPVTLGLVGQLELDALVKKAAEKKAKDDLKKGILPEDPTLRPASEAGQFEPEVEEEEEDFRAKRGEIKAEDVFGQSTAYVDEEDED; encoded by the coding sequence ATGTCCGACATCCTGATGCCCAAGGCGACCGCCGTCTGGTTGGTGGACAACACCTCGCTCAGCTTCGAGCAGATCGCCGATTTCTGCGGTTTGCACCCGCTGGAAGTGCGCGGCATCGCCGACGGTGAAGTGGCGCGCGACATCCGCGGCGCCGACCCGATCGGCAACGGCCAGCTGACCCGCGAGGAGCTGGACCGCGCCCAGGCCAATCCGGACTACCGGATGAAGGCCCAGGTCAGCCGCCACGCCGAACTGCTGAAGCCGCAGAAGAAGGCCCCGCGCTACACTCCGGTGTCGCGTCGTCAGGACCGCCCGGACGCCATCGCCTGGTTCCTGCGCCACCACCCGGAAGTGACCGACGCCCAGATCTCCAAGATCCTCGGCACCACCAAGGCCACCATCGAGCAGGTCCGCGCCCGCACGCACTGGAACGCCGCCAACATCAAGCCGGTCGACCCGGTGACCCTGGGCCTCGTCGGCCAGCTGGAGCTGGACGCGCTGGTCAAGAAGGCGGCCGAGAAGAAGGCCAAGGACGACCTGAAGAAGGGCATCCTGCCGGAAGACCCGACCCTGCGCCCCGCCTCGGAAGCCGGCCAGTTCGAGCCCGAGGTCGAGGAAGAGGAAGAAGACTTCCGAGCCAAGCGCGGCGAGATCAAGGCTGAGGACGTGTTCGGCCAGTCGACGGCCTACGTCGACGAGGAAGACGAAGACTAG
- a CDS encoding YdcH family protein, whose product MAIESRIRELGSRHENLERKIQEETSRPACDGTMLRELKRQKLRLKEEIEGLRARMH is encoded by the coding sequence ATGGCCATCGAATCCCGTATCCGCGAGCTTGGGTCCCGTCACGAGAACCTCGAGCGCAAGATCCAGGAGGAGACCAGTCGACCCGCTTGCGATGGAACGATGCTCCGAGAGCTGAAGCGGCAGAAGCTTCGGCTGAAGGAAGAGATCGAGGGCCTTAGGGCGCGAATGCACTAG
- a CDS encoding UbiX family flavin prenyltransferase — MTDVSKTVDRQRLAVGITGASGVVYGLRTLDALRELGVESHLVLSKSAALTLAQEAGLTVSEVNAKADVVHRAADVGASIASGSFRTLGMIIAPCSVRTMSEIATGVTSSLLTRAADVTLKERRTLVLMIRETPLHLGHLRTMTKLAEMGAVIAPPLPAFYAKPASIAEMVDQSVGRALDLFDLSWRPVKRWGEDLETITGKGEG; from the coding sequence ATGACCGACGTTTCAAAGACCGTTGATCGGCAAAGGTTGGCGGTCGGGATCACGGGCGCCTCGGGTGTGGTCTACGGCCTGCGGACGCTGGATGCGCTGCGCGAGCTGGGCGTCGAGAGCCACCTGGTGTTGTCTAAATCCGCGGCGTTGACGCTCGCCCAGGAGGCAGGGCTGACCGTCTCCGAGGTCAACGCCAAGGCCGACGTCGTGCATCGCGCCGCCGATGTCGGGGCCTCGATCGCCTCTGGCTCGTTCCGCACGCTGGGGATGATCATCGCGCCGTGCTCGGTGCGCACGATGAGCGAGATCGCCACGGGCGTAACGTCTTCGCTGCTGACCCGCGCCGCCGACGTGACGCTGAAGGAGCGCCGGACGCTCGTCCTGATGATCCGCGAGACGCCGCTGCACCTGGGCCATTTGCGCACCATGACCAAGCTGGCCGAGATGGGCGCGGTGATCGCCCCGCCGCTGCCGGCCTTCTACGCCAAGCCCGCCTCGATCGCCGAGATGGTCGATCAGTCGGTCGGCCGCGCGCTGGACCTCTTCGATCTCTCCTGGCGGCCGGTGAAGCGCTGGGGCGAGGACCTGGAGACCATCACCGGCAAGGGTGAGGGTTAA
- a CDS encoding YdcH family protein → MMSMNDDDPSDDTDIAIERRLAELREEHKDLDDAIQALEERYQPDMLQIARLKKKKLVLKDEIIRLEDLLTPDIIA, encoded by the coding sequence ATCATGTCCATGAACGACGACGATCCGTCGGACGACACCGACATCGCGATCGAACGCCGCCTCGCCGAACTGCGCGAGGAGCACAAGGATCTCGACGACGCCATCCAGGCTTTGGAAGAGCGCTACCAGCCCGACATGCTGCAGATCGCGCGCCTGAAGAAGAAGAAGCTGGTTCTGAAGGACGAGATCATCCGCCTGGAAGATCTGCTGACGCCGGACATCATCGCTTAG
- a CDS encoding response regulator, which produces MQKILIAEDDPVLSMIYEITLTEAGFEVLLCHDGQEAFEALAGFAPDLVITDHSMPRMSGGDLISAVRRTCPQTATLMASGVDTHLLRADQHADARLEKPITPGRLLDMVRAMEAAQGQGH; this is translated from the coding sequence ATGCAGAAAATTCTGATCGCCGAGGACGATCCCGTCCTGTCGATGATCTACGAGATCACCCTGACCGAGGCTGGGTTCGAGGTCTTGCTGTGCCATGACGGCCAAGAGGCCTTCGAGGCGCTGGCCGGATTCGCGCCCGATCTCGTCATCACCGACCACTCGATGCCGCGCATGAGCGGCGGCGATCTGATCAGCGCCGTGCGCCGGACCTGTCCCCAAACCGCGACCCTGATGGCGTCCGGCGTAGACACGCACCTGCTGCGCGCCGACCAGCACGCCGACGCCCGCCTGGAAAAGCCGATCACGCCTGGACGGTTGCTGGATATGGTCCGCGCGATGGAGGCCGCGCAGGGTCAGGGCCATTAG